The DNA segment aaaacggaaaaacatCACGATTGTGCAAGGAAATCCCTCTCTTGCGAGTGCTTTTTGTCAATATCTGTGTCTTGTTTTCCGTCAAAGTTACAGAATAGTTGACGCAACCAAAGGAAGTGAAACGGCACACGGTACGATTTCCATTTCTGGAGCGCGAACCAACACCACCCACcacaacgaaacaaacaaacacacatcacaATGGCGATAATCGAAAGCATTCGCCAGGCGTACTGGTTCGAAGTGCTTCCCCGAAGAACGATCCTTGCGACGGTGGTAGCAGCACTGCTGGTAAGTGTGACTCATCCTCACCCCATGGCACTAATTTGATTAAACGCAATATACAAATCCAATGCTTCCCTGCCCCCTGGGACAGTTCTTCTCCGGATGGTGGATCATCATCGACACGGCATCGGTCTACCCGAAATCGTTCAACTTTTCCTACTACATCTGCGGTATCCTAGGGACGATCAGCTTCATCATGGTGAATGCTGTAACGAACGAAATGGTGAGTAGAGAGAAGGAGGCGCAGCACACAAGATAGTGTTTTCCAGTACTAATAATCTCGTTCGTTGCGTAGCTTCACGGCGCTCCCAATTACACGGGCGGTATCATGGGCGGTAGAGGCATCAAGGTGTTTCTCTTCACCGGATTCGTGCTCGGCTTCACCTCGATCATCGCCACCATCTGGATTATGATTGCCGAGTTTACCGTGAACGAGTCGCGAACCGACAAGTACCCGGGGTACGCTCTGCTCATGCACAACGTGTTCATCTTCCTAGCCACCCTGATCTACAAGTTTGGTCCCCCGACGGAGAGCGATTATTTGGGCAACTTCTAAGTGGGTCAGCCTGATGAACTGACCGCCCATCGTGTCGGATACATCCATGAATCATCCGAAACCATCAACGACGCTGGGTAAACCGTACTTTAAATAGGTGTCCTTACACCATCCACGCTTCAAAttcctaccccccccccccccccccattagtcgcggtgatttttttttaattgtgatTCCCGTACAGCGCGCTTGCTGGGCTGGGATAGTTCCTCCCTCGGTGAG comes from the Anopheles coluzzii chromosome 2, AcolN3, whole genome shotgun sequence genome and includes:
- the LOC120948679 gene encoding transmembrane protein 50A, with amino-acid sequence MAIIESIRQAYWFEVLPRRTILATVVAALLFFSGWWIIIDTASVYPKSFNFSYYICGILGTISFIMVNAVTNEMLHGAPNYTGGIMGGRGIKVFLFTGFVLGFTSIIATIWIMIAEFTVNESRTDKYPGYALLMHNVFIFLATLIYKFGPPTESDYLGNF